The nucleotide sequence TAAATTCAAATTATAATCTATCTTTTTGGTAAGGTTTAACACTAAAGGAACTAACTCATCCTTTAGTGTTTTTTTGTCGGCAAAATTTGTAAAAGCCCTGATTTTTTGTCTTACAATTGTTTGATAAGCCCAGTCATCAGCTAACCTGACCAATAAAGTTTTTTTAAAGTTATTTAATTCAAAGTTTTCTGTCTTTTCGGCAATAACTCTTGATATCCCGATAGAAATCACGCTGCCCAGGGTGTTTCCTGTTGTATTCCAGCCTGCATAACCGTAAATTTTGTTAATAATCGAAACCTGTTCAAGAAGTTTCATAACCAGAAAATTATCTCCTCCGTTTGCACAAGCAATATCCCCTATTATTACAGGTTTTTTGGTATTTTTAATTAAATCTGTGCAGAATTTTACAGCTTCTTTGTTTTCCGGTTCAGCATATATTTTTAGACAATGATCGTTTTGAATATTTTCAGGAGTGTGAACAAGCAAGATCATATCGGCATTTTCTTCGGAATCAGCAATTTCTCCTCCGCAAAGTTTTATCTGTCCCGATGCCGACTCAAAAATTGTTTTATCTTCGTAGCGTGAAATAATATTTACCCCATTTTTTGTCGAGAAAACAGGAAAAATTTTAATAATCTGTTTAGAACTGTCAACCAGAGCTTTTGATATAAGATCAGAAGGGATTTCATCGGCGCCTGTAAGTGTTATGGCTTTGCCAAAAAACTTCCTGTCCTGTATTTCGGAGTCAAGAGCTTCGGCTTCCTGAACATTTATTCCGAATTGACCCGTGTCATCCTTGCTGAACACCAGAAAATCCAGAAAGTTTTCTTCAACCCAGCTAAAATAAAATCTGTTAATTGAGAAATTCCTTTCTCTTGTTTTTAAGTAGTCATCAAGTATTTCAGGAGAAATTTTATTTTTCAGCTCATTAAATTCTTTTCTGTCTATATCGTTATTTTGAACATCAATTTTATGTTTTAAATAAGAATACTTAAAAAGTTCCTTGCCGAACTTATCCCAGTACTCTTTTTCTTCCTCGTTTACATAACTGTCAGAAATACGCATAATACTGCTAAATCCGTAAATTTTAGCTTCTGTATTGTGCCGATCTATTATATTGCGGAAATTATTAAGATTTTTAATTATTTCTACGGCAGAATTATTGAGTCTTCTTGAAGGAATAAGCCCTCCGTAGGCTATAGTGTCAAGAGAAGCTGCTATATAATCAATTTTTTCCTGTTTTAGGGTAT is from bacterium and encodes:
- a CDS encoding DUF4127 family protein; translated protein: MSKTVKIALIPLDNRPVSYTLPQQIASLNKSIEFFVPPRDFLGGLIDYSQIDKILEWLDNTLKQEKIDYIAASLDTIAYGGLIPSRRLNNSAVEIIKNLNNFRNIIDRHNTEAKIYGFSSIMRISDSYVNEEEKEYWDKFGKELFKYSYLKHKIDVQNNDIDRKEFNELKNKISPEILDDYLKTRERNFSINRFYFSWVEENFLDFLVFSKDDTGQFGINVQEAEALDSEIQDRKFFGKAITLTGADEIPSDLISKALVDSSKQIIKIFPVFSTKNGVNIISRYEDKTIFESASGQIKLCGGEIADSEENADMILLVHTPENIQNDHCLKIYAEPENKEAVKFCTDLIKNTKKPVIIGDIACANGGDNFLVMKLLEQVSIINKIYGYAGWNTTGNTLGSVISIGISRVIAEKTENFELNNFKKTLLVRLADDWAYQTIVRQKIRAFTNFADKKTLKDELVPLVLNLTKKIDYNLNLSDFNLDFPWNRTFEVEIII